From one Verrucomicrobiota bacterium genomic stretch:
- a CDS encoding 9-O-acetylesterase: protein MKIASIFTNGMVLQQGIPVPVWGSASPGSTITVRFGGQQVSGTADNDGNWMVRLAPLTASNKPAVLEVSASDGATLSISDILVGEVWVCSGQSNMEWPLKSSLNGVGEFQRADFQEIRLFTVPRRPSGLAETSVTGASWCACSPATAAGFSAVAYYFGRELHSRLNIPVGLIHTSWGGTPAEAWTRWDALEENPVTRGILETFERDPEVLASRQKAWRIAWEAMEERTRDKGNTKHAEGWAAMEEPQAGWKEMELPGVWQSHGCNFSGILWFRKTIEIPVAWAGKELQLAIGATDKSDTTYFNNERVGGITMAEREDSWSHLRTYTVPGELVRAGRNVIAVRVHSDKFAGGMTGPAEFMQLTCPDRPGDAAISLAGTWRYAVETDYGFVQVPEEPLGPEHCNAPGALFNGMISPLLPFAIRGAIWYQGESNVPRAAQYRTLFQVLIRNWREAWGQGDFPFYFVQLANFMARQEQPGESKWAELREAQTMALALPNTGMAVTIDIGEAGDIHPRNKKDVGLRLALNALHGTYGHTDVIPCGPLFRSAKREGSSLRISFDHADGGLVCRGDVLRGFAVAGEDGRFVWADAKIDGEEILVSSSEVAEPRSARYGWDDNPEVNLHNKAGLPASPFRTDFP from the coding sequence ATGAAAATTGCATCCATCTTCACCAACGGGATGGTCCTTCAGCAGGGAATCCCGGTTCCCGTCTGGGGCTCCGCATCCCCTGGAAGCACGATCACCGTGCGTTTTGGAGGTCAGCAAGTTTCGGGAACCGCTGACAATGATGGAAACTGGATGGTCCGCTTGGCACCGCTGACCGCAAGCAACAAGCCCGCCGTTCTGGAAGTCTCCGCATCCGATGGCGCCACTCTCTCGATCTCCGACATTCTTGTCGGCGAGGTCTGGGTCTGTTCGGGTCAATCCAATATGGAATGGCCTCTCAAAAGCAGCCTGAACGGAGTGGGGGAGTTCCAGCGGGCTGATTTTCAGGAGATTCGCCTGTTCACGGTTCCCCGGCGTCCCTCGGGTCTCGCCGAGACCAGCGTGACGGGTGCTTCCTGGTGCGCCTGTTCTCCGGCGACAGCGGCCGGTTTCTCGGCGGTCGCCTATTACTTCGGCCGCGAACTTCACAGCCGCCTGAACATACCCGTCGGCCTGATCCACACTTCATGGGGAGGAACGCCGGCCGAAGCCTGGACGCGGTGGGATGCGCTTGAGGAAAATCCTGTCACTCGGGGAATCCTGGAAACCTTCGAGCGCGATCCGGAGGTCTTGGCTTCGCGACAGAAGGCGTGGCGGATTGCTTGGGAAGCGATGGAGGAGAGGACGCGCGACAAGGGAAACACGAAGCATGCGGAGGGATGGGCCGCAATGGAGGAACCGCAGGCCGGATGGAAGGAGATGGAATTGCCGGGAGTCTGGCAAAGCCATGGCTGCAATTTCAGCGGCATCCTTTGGTTTCGCAAAACGATCGAGATTCCCGTGGCTTGGGCCGGCAAGGAGCTGCAGCTTGCCATTGGCGCCACCGACAAGAGCGACACGACTTATTTCAACAACGAGCGGGTCGGTGGCATCACCATGGCGGAGCGAGAAGATTCGTGGTCGCACCTGCGCACCTACACGGTGCCCGGGGAACTTGTCCGCGCCGGTCGGAATGTCATCGCCGTGCGCGTCCACAGCGACAAATTTGCGGGTGGCATGACCGGCCCTGCGGAATTCATGCAGCTCACCTGTCCCGATCGCCCGGGGGATGCCGCCATTTCATTGGCAGGAACCTGGCGGTATGCGGTCGAGACTGATTACGGTTTTGTGCAAGTGCCCGAGGAACCGCTCGGTCCGGAACACTGCAATGCCCCGGGCGCCCTCTTCAACGGCATGATTTCCCCGCTCCTGCCCTTCGCCATTCGCGGAGCCATCTGGTATCAGGGCGAGTCGAATGTCCCGCGCGCCGCGCAATACCGCACCCTCTTCCAAGTCCTCATCCGCAACTGGCGCGAGGCGTGGGGTCAAGGGGACTTCCCCTTCTACTTCGTCCAACTCGCCAACTTCATGGCCAGGCAGGAGCAACCGGGTGAGAGTAAGTGGGCGGAACTTCGCGAGGCGCAGACGATGGCGCTCGCGCTGCCGAATACGGGAATGGCCGTCACCATCGACATCGGCGAGGCCGGCGACATCCATCCCCGCAATAAAAAGGATGTGGGCCTCAGGCTGGCCCTCAACGCGCTTCACGGCACTTACGGTCACACCGACGTCATCCCGTGCGGTCCGCTCTTCCGCTCCGCGAAACGCGAAGGCTCCTCGCTGCGGATTTCCTTTGATCATGCCGACGGCGGATTGGTCTGCCGGGGCGATGTCCTGCGCGGCTTCGCCGTTGCGGGAGAGGATGGACGCTTTGTCTGGGCGGATGCCAAAATCGACGGCGAGG
- a CDS encoding ABC transporter ATP-binding protein/permease — protein sequence MNTTQHILPFQERTFPFWSTLWRYFRNSRGLILGALGLNMVCGMAITAQNAVPKYLTDSVLLADLPPASKIKGAILLMACYLFVALVGRMLCWHFSMRLFARACTRALVRIRTDFFQHVNFLCLRFHEQKPSGELLSYLFGSPLGGVQQFLFQFVLVVPFVMFTLLSTLALVFSWNPILAGILLGGLLLNAWVSPGATKQIRELNQSFQRLESSVSGRASELLRGQKAVKILGAEESVVERFRQDAADIGSKSYEVQVRSHLLGLKSEAIQAVVFSALAVAGTILFVQGRVQLGEIVATLASYASIQPLIGGLFQCALAQGVAHAGLNRIESVLAHRTSTPEAPATEVEIPERPSVELRDMVFAYQGSPVIHGISLKVPYGQKVAFVGHSGCGKSTIVSLMLRLYDPGKGEILLGGIDLRDVSLQTVRRQFGVVPQETFLFHASVRENILLANPDATDGEIVAALERANAWEFVRELPDTIHTVLGEGGATLSGGQRQRIGIARALAQQPAIFIFDEATSALDTASESLITETLTHAMKDNTAFVIAHRLSTVRFCDRVVVFDHGRIVQDGTYSELASNPGPFRDLLDAQNGGLIS from the coding sequence ATGAACACCACGCAACACATTTTGCCGTTTCAAGAGCGGACCTTTCCCTTTTGGAGCACGCTCTGGCGCTATTTCCGCAACTCGCGTGGGCTCATTCTCGGCGCGCTCGGGCTGAACATGGTCTGCGGCATGGCCATTACGGCACAGAATGCCGTCCCCAAGTATCTCACCGACTCGGTGCTTCTGGCCGATCTTCCCCCCGCTTCCAAGATCAAGGGGGCGATTCTGCTGATGGCGTGTTACCTGTTCGTCGCTCTCGTCGGCAGGATGCTCTGCTGGCATTTCAGCATGCGGCTCTTCGCCCGTGCCTGCACCAGGGCGCTCGTCCGCATCCGCACCGATTTCTTCCAGCATGTGAATTTTCTCTGCCTTCGGTTCCACGAGCAGAAACCGTCGGGAGAATTGCTGAGCTACCTCTTCGGCAGTCCGCTGGGGGGAGTTCAACAGTTTCTCTTCCAGTTCGTCCTGGTCGTTCCCTTCGTGATGTTCACCCTGCTTTCGACGCTGGCGCTGGTTTTTTCCTGGAATCCCATCCTGGCCGGCATCCTCCTCGGGGGGCTTTTGCTCAATGCCTGGGTCTCCCCCGGAGCCACGAAGCAAATCCGCGAACTCAACCAATCCTTCCAAAGGCTCGAAAGCTCCGTCTCCGGGCGCGCCTCCGAGCTGCTTCGCGGCCAGAAGGCCGTCAAGATCCTCGGGGCCGAAGAGAGCGTGGTCGAGCGTTTCCGGCAGGATGCGGCCGACATCGGTAGCAAGTCCTACGAAGTCCAGGTGCGGAGCCACCTCCTGGGGTTGAAGTCCGAGGCCATCCAAGCGGTCGTTTTCTCCGCCCTGGCCGTGGCCGGAACCATCCTTTTTGTGCAGGGGCGGGTGCAGTTGGGAGAGATCGTGGCCACCCTGGCCTCCTACGCCAGCATCCAGCCTTTGATTGGCGGCCTCTTCCAATGCGCGCTTGCACAGGGCGTCGCCCATGCCGGCCTCAACCGGATCGAGTCGGTCCTGGCGCACAGGACTTCCACGCCCGAGGCGCCCGCCACGGAAGTCGAAATCCCGGAACGCCCTAGCGTGGAGCTGAGGGATATGGTCTTCGCTTACCAGGGCAGCCCGGTCATTCACGGCATCTCCCTGAAGGTTCCCTACGGTCAGAAGGTCGCTTTTGTCGGCCACTCGGGGTGCGGAAAAAGCACGATCGTCTCGCTGATGCTGCGCCTCTACGACCCGGGAAAGGGGGAGATCCTGCTCGGGGGCATCGACCTGCGCGATGTGTCGCTGCAGACCGTGAGGAGACAGTTCGGAGTCGTCCCGCAGGAGACCTTCCTCTTCCACGCTAGCGTGAGGGAAAACATCCTCCTCGCGAATCCGGACGCCACCGACGGGGAAATCGTGGCGGCGCTGGAGCGGGCGAACGCCTGGGAGTTTGTCCGGGAATTGCCCGACACGATCCATACCGTCCTAGGCGAAGGGGGGGCGACTCTCTCAGGCGGTCAGCGCCAGCGGATTGGCATCGCCCGCGCCCTGGCGCAGCAGCCCGCGATTTTCATCTTCGACGAGGCGACATCGGCCTTGGATACGGCATCGGAGAGCCTGATCACCGAGACTCTCACCCATGCGATGAAGGACAATACCGCGTTTGTCATCGCCCACCGGCTCTCGACCGTCCGTTTCTGCGACCGTGTAGTGGTGTTCGACCACGGAAGAATCGTGCAGGATGGGACCTACTCCGAACTCGCGTCGAACCCCGGTCCCTTCCGCGACCTGCTCGACGCCCAGAACGGGGGACTCATTTCATGA